DNA from Fusarium verticillioides 7600 chromosome 4, whole genome shotgun sequence:
GTGCTCTTGCTTCCCAATGGAATGTCGAAGGTGGGCTTCATCGCAtgattttctttttccttggtTGGCTTTCCTTTGTGGCTCTTCATTCCCTCTTAGCATTTATGGATGGTTGGGTTGACGGGTGGGACGTTGTCCTTGGTTAATTGTAGGGATGCGGGTAAGTCGATTTCCTCCACGAAGCCTATCGCGTTGCTAACCTATCCAGTATTGTGGAATATGCTACTCGGGAGCAAGCCCAAGCGGCTGTTGCCACGCTCAGCAACCAGAACCTCATGGGTCGTCTAGTCTACGTGCGTGAGGTAAGTTAAAAACTTCCATATTGGGTGTGGGCATCTTGCTGACAGAATCTGAAGGACCGAGAAGCCGAGCCTCGTTTCATCGGAGCAACTGGCGGAAACCGCGGCGGCttcggcggcggcggccaAGGTGGTGGTATGCCCGGTGGCTTCAATCCTGGATACGGCGGCGGCGCacctggtggtggtgctggaggTGGCGGCCGTCAGATCTATGTGGCCAACGTTTGTTCAACCCCGATTTGTTTGTAAGTTGTGGATGTATGTTGACATGCAGTAGCTTCCTTTCAATGTTGGCTGGCAGGATTTGAAGGACTTGTTCCGTCAAGCAGGTATGTCCTGATTCTTCAATTTTGAACACATGATTGGGCGGGGTTGGATCTAATCGTCATTTAGCCCGAAACGGCGCCGTGATTCGAGCTGATGTACACATCGGACCTGATGGTCGCCCCAAGGGCTCTGGcattgttgtctttgagagccCAGAGGATGCCCGCAGCGCCATTCAGCAGTTCAATGGCTATGACTGGCAAGGCCGTGCTATTGAAGTCCGCGAGGACCGCTATGCCGGCAGCGGACCTGGCATGGGCTTCGGTGGCCGAGGTGGTTATGGCGGTGGTATGCGCGGAGGAtttggaggaggatttggagGCCGCGGTGGTTTTGGCGGAGGGCGTGGAGGTTTCGGAGGCGGCTTTGGTCGTGGAGGCTTCGGTGGGGGTGCTCCTGGCGGCCCAGGTTTCGAGCCTCCTGCCAGCTCCGTCCCTCCTAACCCTTTCACTGACTTTGCTACCGCCGGCACCGAGAGGGGAGAAATCATCTACGTTCGAAACGTGAGACTTTCCCATACTTCCTACCCATTTGTGCCTGTGCTGATCTTTTACAGTTACCCTGGTCGACCAGCAACGACGACCTGGTTGAGCTGTTCACCACGATCGGAAAGGTCGAGCAAGCTGAGATCCAGTACGAGCCTAGCGGTCGTTCTCGTGGTACTGGTGTGGTTCGATTCGATTCCGCCGAGACTGCGGAGACTGCCATTGCCAAGTTTCAAGGCTACCAGTATGGTGGCCGCCCTCTCAACCTGAGCTTTGTGAAGTATCTGAACCAGGGCGGAAACGACGTCATGGACACAGACCCCCATGGCGGATTGACCCAGGATCAGATCATGTAAGAGGAGGGCGTCCGTTCGCACTGAACTTCATGCAGCTATGTCACGGTCGACTTTTGTCTTGGCGGCGGCGACCATCTGCATCCACACAATGCTTTTTATATCTGGTTGTTTTGTTATTTGGTACTTTTCGTTTTCCACGTGAGCAGCAAAAGTTGGGGTTTATCAACGGTGGAATCTTAACTCACGGATAGGGGGTCGAAGTCACTATCACCTTGGAGAATGAGTCGATGGCTTGGTCTCTAATAAGCTGGGAGCGAGGGAGGATTTTACGATGGGCTTACCATACAGAACCGAATGACCCCACCGTTGACACCCATATGACCGGTCAAACGCACGCGGTTATCAACTATAAGGTTGCTCATTGTCaatgaaggaaaagatggCTGTTGGCTTCCCCGGAAACAACAGGACTCTACTTAGAATGTATGTTGAGTAATCATCCGAAGGTTTTTAAGAACGATGGCaggtggtcttggtgaaggGGAGCGTAGGACTTCAACGGACATGCGTAGCGCCTTGGGGCACGAAAGTCCGCCGGCCGGACGACGATATAagtgaaggtgaaggtgaaggtgaaggtgaaggcaTTGGTAAAGGTAAAGGTAAAGTAAAACATAGTCACATAAAACTGCATGGTGAATGTTGGCGTTGGGGTGATATGGTATAGTTAGTTCATACGTACAAGGACGACAACTACGGCCTGGGCTATGCTTTGGAAGCCCTGGCTTTGAGGTGATGCGCTGCCGTCTTGTTCACTATCAGGATTATATcggcttgaagatgacatgTACTCTTCCAAGCAGTAATAACGGATGACCTAGAGAGGGATCGAGATCTAACGCTGAGGGTATGCATTCTCGGTTCCCAACTCTACGGACTTTTTGCATACCTCATTCTCTCAGTATGTCAGTCGACGACTGGAAAACTCAgaaaaaggccaagggtaACTGCTAGTTTCCAGAACTTGGACAACAAGCAGGCCCCCGACAGTGAGTATTCGggaggtaaggtaggtaggttcaCGAATGAAGGTTACAGAGACAAGCGGGCTCGAGAATGAGAGGTCCGATTGTCTTCAGCCACCAGCAACGAACCAAGATTTGATAAAGGTACCTTGGATCAGTGTCTGTCTCACACGAGGGTGCGTGGCCTCTTGAATTTGTTAGTGTTCCATGCCGGATCATCAACTTACCGTAGCCGTAGAGCTTCTTCGATCGACATCTGCCAAGCTCATACTCATTCCtcctcaaagctcaaagTGCTAGCCATTCTCCCGATTCTCCCTTGCCCGGTCCTACTACTCGTTGGGCAAGTGTCTTTCTGTGCTGCGCAATTACCTGTTGATCCAGATCAACGTGCAATCGAACAAAAGCGGAGGTTGTTGTTTAAGCTTCGAAATAAGCTTGTCTTAGCGATCGTCGTGCGCCGGAAGCTGTCGCATCCGTGGTCTTACTCCTCATCGATGCCAAgacatcttggcagccttACTTTTGATCCAGAGGAGAATAACGAGTATTTCTACTCTGCCGCACTCAGAGTAGGTTGAAGCTTCGCCAGACGTACTATCTTAAGTTGGCGAGTACCAAGTCTGGGCTGACGGAGGTGGTCGTTCGCCAATGTTAACTggtgcagtgcagtgcagaGCTACACGGGAGCTATGTCCACCACTGCATCTCGTATACGTAACCGGTCAAGAAAACATCTCCCATTGACCAGATGGACCAGTTGTTGTGTGTTGTTTTGTAGATCAAGATCCCTTGGCATTGCTCTGCCGTGTGGCTGTGTGACAGATTAGCTCAACCCCAAGATGCTTGGTAAGTCATCCCAATAAGTTCTGTATGAGGTGTCGCTCAGACACCTTGGAGAGAACACGGCTTGGCTCATACGTTGTATTAGGTCGAATACCCCAGTGGTATCTCCCTACATCCTTTGATTGCACTGGCGTACCTGGGCACCGAGCTATTTTACTTGGCGACTTGTTAGTCGGAATCCTTGGTGTACGTTACCATGGATTAGAGGCTTGCCCAGGGGGCCTCATGATACTACGGACAAATACTGCAATGGCGCTGTTACGATGCGCCCAATCTGGGTGTTATTGAGTCGTCATCGTGTAGTGAAATGTCTATAAAACACCTCCTCTCCTCGTTGAATGCTtcaccagtctcatcagTATTCACTCGCAGAGCAACTTTACACCCTAATCTCTAATATCATTCCTCTATCCTACATTTCCAGCCCAATTCACtgcaaagatgaagttctctcTCTTTGCCGTTGCTCTTAGCACCCTCGCTGCTGCTTCGCCAACTCCTGACATGGAGCACGAGAAGCGCGCCCTTGGTCTCCTTAAGCCCAAGGGTGGTATCcctttcactttcacttcTATCTGGGAAGTTCTTGCTACCCCTGATCAGGTTGTCGATGCAGACAACAAGTACACTGGCGGACTGAAGAATAGCAAGGGTCTCTTCAAGTTTGGCATCAACTCAGACGAAGATGTCATCTGCTACAACATCACCCTGTATGGCTTCCGAGGTGACTATCAGTCTCCCGCCAACACTGCCACCCACATCCacgaggctgtcaagggcAAGTCGGGACCTCCACGGTAAGTTGATGACATGGATCTATACGTAATTGGACCTATTGAGCGCTGACTTGGTATTAGCATTGCCTTCCCCAACCCCGtcggcgacgagaagagcCGCAACGCTGTCGGCTGTCTCAAGGGCCCATTCCGCACCGGTGTGATTCAGAACGGCCAAGACACTGGTGTCGGCTTCACTCTCAAACagattgagaagaacccCGAGAAGTTCTTTGCCGACTCGCACTCCAGCCTTGCTGTTCCTGGCGCTTTCCGAGGACAGCTCAGCTCAGGCAAGGTGTGCTAAAGGGTTTAGCCCCTTTCCCAACTCTGCTTGATTTGCCTAATGCGCATACGCTTCTGACGGAATTGGATAGCAACGCAGCTCCGTGTAATATTTACTCTTCGTTTTGTAGAAATAATTCAAAGTCATGGTGGCTTGGAGACGTGTTTGGGTATCGCATAACATGATAATTCATTAATCCATGATATAACCTTAACCTTGATGCATGACACCACAAAACTTGGACCGTGAAAAGAAAATCGTTTATACcgcagccttcttcttctttgccttggccttcttcttgctcctgTCTCTGGGCTTCAAGGCTGTCATGCCAGCCTTGCACACATCGGCATACCGCACGTAGAAAGCCTCCAGATCTTCGGGATTGACGACGGTTGAAAGCTTAGCTTTGTTGGAGcgatccttcttgcccttgccatTAGTTGccctgatgatgaggggCAGAGGCTTGCCAGGGTGAATATCTGGAGAGGGTTCCTCTTCTGAGGGACTAGGGATGTCTTGACCGTAGGTGACTGAGAGGTTTCTTAGCGGGATGAGAGATACGGCAGCTATCTATACGTACGTCGCTTCTGGCTCAAGTAGACGGCGCCATGGTCGCTGCCCTTGCGATGATTGAAGAGCTCACCCAACTTGGCGAAGAACTGTCATGATGTTAGAAATAAAGCTGCTAGACGATCGTCCGGGTCTCTCTTCATATGGAAAGGGCATTGCAGACTCACCTCGTCATGGCTCATATGAGAGTCAGCCATAGTGATGGGTTATGAGAATGTCAAAAGTCGATGTATATTGAGAGATGAATGAGTGTTAGCCTACCAGTATTGAGGTTGACATTGTGccccgccatcatgtcgGGGATTCAAGTGTGGCGTACCAGATTGTGCCAGCATGGATCGTGGCTTGCCGCGGGCGGTGAAATCGCTACCTGTGACTTAGTGGGGCACTCACTACCACTCAGGTACCTCTTCGTCTCTTGAAATTTTCAAGGTATTTTCTGCCGGCAGAatatcttttcttttctatATCAATTTCGATCTAAGAAAACAGATTCGCAAGATTCAGAGTGCATTAATCCAACCCTAAAGTAGAACTCGCTTAAATGATCTGATTCATCTATAATTCTCAGCAGTATCGCGACAAGATTTCGAGAAGATATTGTCCGAGTCGCAATACTCATCATTGACCGCCTGCCAGATTAGGCACAACCACCATCAAAAGGTCCAGCATTGTTGCTTAAAATTCAGTCACCTCAGAATTGTAACCCTTCAGCAACCCGGTGTTTCTCTTCCGCTATACTTCCGGCAAGATGACGTCCGCGCCGGAGCTTCAACAGAAACTCTTCAAGCGTATGGGCTTGGATGTTCCAGAACCCAAATCACAGCGCAATGGACCTAGGAGATCGGGACAGCAGTTGTCAAGAAAAGAGCAACGCAAAGCGCAACGGGTACAGAAGCGAACCCATGTCTACGCAAGAGCAACTCCACAGCGGCCACAACATACAAATCATGCTCAGAGAAGACCGAACACAACGCAGAGGATGCAACAGGCGAACAAGCCTCAGTCCCGCCGCCCAAAGCAGATTAGCGATGACGAAAATGATCTCaaagacgaggatgaggacggcGCTGGAGACATTTCGTtggacgaagacgatgatatGGACGACCTGatggacgatgaagaagacgacaacgacgaagctgaggatgaggaagaggacgaggaagaggaagagaaagagaaagaaaacacaaaAGCAAACAGTGGGAAGAAGGGTGTTTCGAAGGCCGTGCAGGAGAGACTCGCCCAGGACGACGCCGAGATTGAGGCCTTTGAGCGAAAACTAGGTATCAAAAAGGGACGAAAATCACTGCCTCAGTCCTTCAAAGAGGATGGCCTTGGTGATCTTCTAGGAGATGTTAGCGGCGAAGAAGACGTCagcgacaacgacaatgaCAATAAAAAGAGGAAAAATGAATATGATGATTGGCTGGCATCAAAACGAAGAAAGACAGTGGAACCTGCAGGTCGACAAAAGGTCCGCGACATgcctgaagatgaggaagaagatgatgatatgggTTTGGACGACGAATCtggagatgacgacgaagacatgGACCTCTTGGATGAAGACGGTGAAGACGGAGGAGACTTCGATAACGAGTCATTCGGCGGtttcgacgacgatgacgacgagggTGATGTTGCAGGCACCACATCAGCTCAACCGCGACAGAGAGAAAACCCCTATGTCGCGCCCACTACTGGAGTTACCGTTGCGAAATACGTCCCTCCTTCATTACGCAGAGCCGCAAATTCAGAAGAGGAGCGTAAAAGCCGACTTAGGAAACAAGTTCAAGGCTTGATCAATCGTCTTACAGATGCCAACATCTTGTCCATTGTCAAGTCTGTGGAGGAGCTTTACCAAAACAACGCACGTGGTGATGTGACAGATGTTATCACGGATGCAATCATGGCTCAAATTTGCAAGCCGGAGAGCCTCCCCGATCAATTCTTTGTCCTCACCGGTGGATTTGTCGCTGCTATTTACCGCCTTATTGGGTCGAGTTTTGGTTCGGTTTTAATCCGCCGTATTGTCGAAGATTTTGGCGGTCACTATGAGCAAGCGAGCAAGGAACAAAACGCCGAATCCGCTATTCAAAAGGAAGCTTCGAACATCTTGACACTGCTTTCGCAATTTTACGTGTTTGAGGTCATCACTTGCAAGATCATCTTTGATTACATGGAGAGACTTCTCAGCGACCTCAATGAGATCAACGTGGAACTTCTTCTGCGAATATGCCGCATGGCTGGCCGAATGTTGAAGCAGGATGATCAGCAATCGCTGAAGCACGTCTCTGGGGTCCTTAACCAGTCCGTCTCAAAAGTCGGCTacaccaacatctcagctCGCACAAAGTTCATGGTTGAAACCATCACCGACCTTACCAAGGGCAAAAAGAAGGCCCGAGGCTTGGACTTTACTGTCGTCTCAGAACATGTACAACGCATGAAAAAGCGTCTCGGTGAGCTCAAGTCTCAGTCGCGACGGCTCGATGGCCTTGCTCCCATGGGCGTGGGCTTGGTCGACATTGAGGGAGCTGAGACGCGAGGTAAatggtggttggttggtgccAGTGTACCAACAACTCTCCTAGATAAAAGCAAAAAGGGGCATGTAACTAATGCAGAAATGAGCGATCatgaggacatggacatTGTTTTGCCTGATTACCCAAAGAAGGCTCGCGCCCAAGGTTTGAGTGGAACGGCCCAGATTGCAATCTTCACAGCATTGATGACGGCATCCAATTTTGAGCACGCCTACAGACAATTTGTCAACCTGCggctcaagaaggatgacCAATTGGCCCTCGCCACTGTCTTAGTGCAATGTGTAGGCAGCGAAATGCAATACAACCCCTACTACGCTCTCGTAGGAGGAAAGGCCTGTCTGAGCAACAGCCGAATCAGGTTTGCAATCCAAGATCGATTATGGAAGATCTTTAGGAGTCTCGGAGAATCCATGTTCGGCGAAGCtcctgaggaggatgagTCGGCTGATGCTGAGCGTATGAAAGATGAGAGACGCATCACCAACGTGGCCAAGTTCTATGCGGCACTTGTTGCGGATGGAACACTGAATATTGCCATCTTGAAGCCTCTGGAACTTCCCGAGGCAAATCACTGGACATCGATGTTTGTCCAACTATTCATACTTGCTCTTCTAAAGGAATGCcggagcaagaagaagggcttcGAGGAAGATACGAAGCTAGAGAGGATCTTTGCTGCTGCCCGAGACTTGCCAGGCTTGGCTGCCGGTATACATTGGATGCTACGGAAAAAGGTCCGGAAGACCAAATTGGTCAGCGCAAAGGAGTTGAAAAAGCTTGAGGGCGTTTGCGAGAAGGCGCAGATTATTGTGCGCCCAGCGGTAATAGAAGTGTAGAATACGGATAAGAGTCATAGATACTCAGGGAGGCGACAATGTTACAAATTGCCGCGGCCTGGTTCAGTCATGGGTTCAGACTCATAATGTTCATTAGCAATCATGTCGGTGAACCGGCGATGTGCTCCGTATATGAGCGGCTTTGTCTTGCAGTGACGTCGGCATCCCGAGGGACAATTGAGGTCCCCGGGGACCGGGTAGGAACGGGACACGCCGGATCCTCAAGCTGTGGTTGGGGGCGACATCAGTCTTTGGGGAGAACCGTTTCGGCGTGCGTTGGGACGAAATGCCCAAATTCCCAGGCAAGACTTAGCGTGAACCACCACTGAAACCGGGAATGGATCCAAAAAGTTGGAGATATAATGCAATGCCATTCGATAACTGGGCCGGAGATATATGTCCAGGGGCCGGTTTTCTCCAACGAgacctacctacctaggtacctagcaAAAGCTTTACAGGGCACGCGGAGGGGTGCTGTAGGTGGCTCCCTCACCGAATAAACGACCAATCGTGTTAGCGTGTCGGCTGACATCTTGGAAAATATTACCTGATAAACGGGCGGGCTTCTCTTTGCCGAAGCTCCCTGTAGTGCATTACAGTGCTTTGCCTTACTGGATTTACTGCCCGGGTTGTGCTTTTTAGACGGCGGGCGAGCTTTGTTGCGGCAAcgcctcaacctcaacctcgtcgACTTTTTCTACCTCATCCTCCCCCTTCCTCTCCACAATCCGTCTGTCCTCCATTGTCTTTCCCACACAACCCACATCATGCTTTCCAGTCGCTTAATATCACGAGCTGTTGCTCGCCCGGCTTTCCAGAAGTCTACGTACGTTAATACCACAATGCGCTTTGCGACGAATGGGTccaggagaagcttgttcaAGCCCGCTTCTGTTGGGACCAACCCGTCGTGGAGGGAAATATGGCTCGTCAACTAACAATGTTTCTCCCCGATCGATAGGCTCCCCAGCGTTgttgcttcctcttcgctgTCGCGATTCAGCCGTGGATATGCCTCTTCGGCTGGTATGTTACCTCCGTGCTGGTCGGAACACCACCCCGAGCAACCCGCTGACCAGAATTTCTTGCAGAGGAGAAGGATCTCGTTGTTATCGGTGGCGGCGTTGCTGGCTACGTCgctgctatcaaggctggaCAAGAGGGCATGAAGGTTGGTCTTATACGTATACGGATATTATCAAGCGGACGGAATTGGCTGACCAGATCTTTTCATCTCTCATAGGTTACCTGCATTGAGAAGCGTGGCTCTCTCGGCGGTACCTGCTTGAATGTCGGCTGCATCCCCTCAAAatctctcctcaacaactCGCATCTCTACCACCAGATTCTTCACGACACCAAGGCCCGCGGTATCGAGGTCGGCGAGGTCAAGCTTAACCTGGCCAACTtcatgaaggccaaggagactTCCGTTAGCGGTCTTACCAAGGGTATCGAGtacctcttcaagaagaacggcgTCGAGTACATCAAGGGTGCCGGTTCTTTCGTCAACGAGCatgagatcaaggtcgaCCTCAACGAGGGCGGTGAGACCAGCGTTCGCGGCAAGAACATCCTTATTGCTACTGGTTCCGAGGCCACTCCTTTCCCCGGTCTTgagatcgacgagaagcGCGTTGTCACCAGCACTGGTGCCATCGCTCTTGAGCAGGTCCCTGAGACCATGACCgtcattggtggtggtatcATTGGTCTTGAGATGGCCTCCGTCTGGTCGCGACTTGGCTCCAAGGTCACTATTGTCGAGTTCCTCGGCCAGATTGGTGGCCCCGGTATGGACACTGAGATTGCCAAGAACACACagaagatcctcaagaagcagggtctcgagttcaagctcaacaccaaggttgTCAGTGGTGACAAGTCTGGCGAtaaggtcaagcttgaggttgactCTGCCAAGGGTGGCAAGCCCGAATCTGTATGTGTATCAAATCCAATTGCTTTGCCTACAGCTCTAACAAACATATCCAGATCGAGTCCGACGTAGTCCTCGTTGCCATTGGTCGACGACCTTACACCGGcggcctcggccttgagaacattggccttgaggctgatgacCGCGGCCGTGTCATCATTGACTCCGAGTACCGAACCAAGATCCCCCACATCCG
Protein-coding regions in this window:
- a CDS encoding signal recognition particle subunit SRP14 — its product is MADSHMSHDEFFAKLGELFNHRKGSDHGAVYLSQKRLTYGQDIPSPSEEEPSPDIHPGKPLPLIIRATNGKGKKDRSNKAKLSTVVNPEDLEAFYVRYADVCKAGMTALKPRDRSKKKAKAKKKKAAV
- a CDS encoding dihydrolipoyl dehydrogenase, with the translated sequence MLSSRLISRAVARPAFQKSTLPSVVASSSLSRFSRGYASSAEEKDLVVIGGGVAGYVAAIKAGQEGMKVTCIEKRGSLGGTCLNVGCIPSKSLLNNSHLYHQILHDTKARGIEVGEVKLNLANFMKAKETSVSGLTKGIEYLFKKNGVEYIKGAGSFVNEHEIKVDLNEGGETSVRGKNILIATGSEATPFPGLEIDEKRVVTSTGAIALEQVPETMTVIGGGIIGLEMASVWSRLGSKVTIVEFLGQIGGPGMDTEIAKNTQKILKKQGLEFKLNTKVVSGDKSGDKVKLEVDSAKGGKPESIESDVVLVAIGRRPYTGGLGLENIGLEADDRGRVIIDSEYRTKIPHIRCVGDVTFGPMLAHKAEEEAVAVVEYIKKGYGHVNYGAIPSVMYTHPEVAWVGQSEQDLKNQNIPYRVGTFPFVANSRAKTNQDTEGMVKMLADPETDRILGVHIIGPNAGEMIAEGTLALEYGASSEDIARTCHAHPTLAEAFKEAAMATHAKAIHF